From the candidate division KSB1 bacterium genome, the window TATTGGCCTGGAGAAATTTTTTGTCTCTGCAAAAGTGGTAGAGTATCCAGGAACAAATGATATTTCTCAAGAATTTATAGCCACATTGGATTTGGAGGATGTGCAAGCTATCCTTTTCAAAACTTCGAATTCACGCTGGTGGCAAAATCCAAATGAGCCATTCCATGAGGATTTTATTGCGATGGATCAATCTGCTGCTTTGGCTTTCGTAAATAAAGGACTTACATTGGTTGGCATCGATTATTTTTCAATTGAGGCTTATGAAAGCGTTAATCATGAAGTTCACCAAATTTTGTTAGAGAATAACATCTTGATTTTGGAGAACCTGGATCTTAATGATGTGAAACCGGGAAATTACCAGCTTGTTTGTTTTCCACTTAATATTGGCAGTGATGATGCCGGGCTTGTAAGAGCGGTTTTGGTATGTAACGCAAGACTTGAGACTTGAGACTTGAGACTTGAGACTTGAGACTTGAGACTTGAGACTTGAGACTTGAGACTTGAGACTTGAGACTTGAGACTTGAGACTTGAGACTTGAGACTTGAGACTTGAGACTTGAGACTTGA encodes:
- a CDS encoding cyclase family protein — its product is MKLIDISVPVNEQSPHWPGDPGIKVKPFFNHKNDGFHLTRMTLHSHAGTHIDAPYHFYEDGLKIKDIGLEKFFVSAKVVEYPGTNDISQEFIATLDLEDVQAILFKTSNSRWWQNPNEPFHEDFIAMDQSAALAFVNKGLTLVGIDYFSIEAYESVNHEVHQILLENNILILENLDLNDVKPGNYQLVCFPLNIGSDDAGLVRAVLVCNARLET